In Candidatus Obscuribacterales bacterium, the following are encoded in one genomic region:
- a CDS encoding class I SAM-dependent methyltransferase, translating to MPWDDSSLAGALGDMGDRSSWYNQIDAVAERFNREYQGQPFDLPAEVEAMPIFRDWTSGGLTSRIAAPFWKLVQPKKSQRCLDVGCGVSFLIYPWRDWNAFFYGQDISAIACDSLNSRAPQLNSKLFKGAVKGPAHQLQYEDQQFDLAIATGFSCYYPLDYWEAVLTEMRRVLKPGGTLVFDVVNPESALAENWAILETYLGAEVLLTELGEWEALLKRSNTKVLKTLDHELSRLYSLQFLP from the coding sequence ATGCCCTGGGATGATTCTTCATTGGCCGGCGCGTTGGGGGATATGGGCGATCGCTCGTCCTGGTACAACCAAATTGATGCCGTGGCGGAGCGGTTCAACCGTGAGTATCAAGGTCAGCCTTTTGATCTACCAGCGGAAGTGGAAGCGATGCCCATTTTTCGCGACTGGACATCTGGAGGGCTCACGTCTCGGATTGCCGCTCCCTTTTGGAAACTGGTGCAGCCCAAGAAAAGTCAGCGTTGCCTCGATGTGGGCTGTGGCGTCAGTTTTTTAATCTACCCATGGCGCGATTGGAATGCCTTTTTCTATGGGCAAGATATCAGCGCCATCGCCTGCGATAGCCTGAACTCCCGCGCCCCACAGCTCAATTCCAAGCTGTTTAAGGGCGCGGTCAAGGGGCCGGCCCATCAGTTGCAGTATGAGGATCAGCAGTTTGATCTCGCGATCGCCACTGGCTTCAGTTGCTACTACCCTTTGGATTATTGGGAAGCGGTTTTAACCGAAATGCGGCGGGTGCTGAAGCCCGGCGGCACCCTGGTATTTGATGTAGTGAACCCAGAATCGGCCCTGGCAGAGAATTGGGCTATTCTGGAAACCTACTTGGGAGCCGAGGTGCTGTTGACGGAGCTAGGAGAGTGGGAGGCGCTGCTGAAGCGATCGAACACCAAGGTGCTCAAAACTTTAGACCATGAGCTATCTCGGCTCTATAGTCTACAGTTTCTACCCTAG
- a CDS encoding alpha/beta fold hydrolase translates to MTLPIRNARIRLPQGQLFWKEVGTGPTIIFLHGAWSDSGEWAPLLDSLSDRFHCIAPDLLGFGESERLGHYSIALETECLADYLDTLRISQVYLVGHSVGAWVAANYALQYAHQVSGLVLIDPEGVELDNHRYPWRRARGWVGSFPIWTLLLWLLRPFAWLLGKQSQWRSHHRTYQTLKRSPAGCRLLFQRRWPELQAELLTERIPWLKQPLLVVQTPTASASQREMAQRYAAAPQAYLQPTPADLSDLSDAICAMIAGEAGEHPDESGDDRGMI, encoded by the coding sequence ATGACTCTACCAATCCGCAACGCTCGTATTCGCCTGCCCCAAGGCCAGCTCTTTTGGAAGGAAGTAGGCACTGGCCCCACCATCATATTTCTACATGGAGCTTGGAGCGATAGTGGTGAATGGGCTCCTTTGCTGGATAGCTTGAGCGATCGCTTCCACTGTATCGCGCCTGACCTGTTGGGGTTTGGTGAGTCAGAACGGCTAGGCCACTACTCCATTGCTCTAGAAACGGAATGCTTGGCCGACTACCTGGATACCCTGCGCATTTCTCAGGTCTATCTCGTCGGTCATTCCGTTGGTGCCTGGGTTGCGGCGAATTATGCCCTGCAGTATGCCCATCAAGTGAGTGGTTTGGTGCTGATTGACCCTGAGGGGGTTGAGCTAGACAACCATCGCTATCCCTGGCGACGAGCGCGGGGATGGGTCGGTTCCTTTCCCATCTGGACGTTACTTCTGTGGCTGCTGCGTCCTTTCGCTTGGCTGCTGGGCAAGCAGTCGCAATGGCGATCGCACCACCGAACGTACCAAACCCTGAAGCGATCGCCGGCGGGCTGTCGTCTACTTTTCCAGCGACGCTGGCCCGAACTGCAGGCAGAACTGCTGACTGAGCGGATTCCCTGGCTGAAGCAGCCCCTGCTGGTGGTACAGACTCCAACAGCCAGCGCCAGCCAACGGGAGATGGCCCAACGCTACGCTGCAGCCCCCCAGGCCTATCTCCAGCCCACCCCTGCCGACCTCAGTGACTTGTCCGACGCCATCTGCGCCATGATCGCTGGGGAAGCCGGTGAGCACCCGGATGAATCTGGGGATGATCGAGGGATGATCTAG
- a CDS encoding tetratricopeptide repeat protein → MTGTGACYGLNSHPTLGQDAMNHQDIKTFLDDLKSTQEATRTRATQSLWQCWFRQKGIQGLQQLEESQGLLIAGKHQQAEAMLTEIITAQPDFVEAWNRRAVLYYVIGDYQKSLLDCDRVIELMPVHFGALHGKGLSHMALGNYIAAIQAFRQALAVQPYALINQKLILECTAKLS, encoded by the coding sequence ATGACAGGAACTGGTGCCTGCTATGGACTCAACTCACACCCTACCTTGGGACAGGATGCCATGAATCATCAAGATATTAAGACGTTTCTGGACGACCTAAAAAGCACCCAGGAAGCCACCCGTACCCGCGCTACCCAATCGCTTTGGCAATGCTGGTTTCGTCAAAAGGGAATCCAAGGGCTGCAACAGCTCGAAGAAAGCCAGGGGCTCTTGATTGCTGGCAAGCATCAGCAGGCGGAAGCCATGCTCACCGAAATTATCACCGCCCAGCCTGACTTTGTGGAAGCTTGGAATCGTCGGGCTGTGCTCTACTACGTGATCGGAGACTATCAGAAATCGCTCCTCGACTGCGATCGCGTCATAGAACTCATGCCCGTCCACTTTGGCGCACTGCATGGTAAGGGTCTGAGTCATATGGCCTTGGGTAACTACATCGCCGCCATTCAGGCCTTTCGCCAAGCCCTGGCGGTTCAGCCCTATGCCCTGATCAACCAAAAGCTGATTCTAGAATGCACCGCCAAGCTGAGCTAG
- a CDS encoding phosphotransacetylase family protein, with amino-acid sequence MPKSAKYLLIGSTEAYSGKSAATLGIAHQLRHKGLDISYGKPLGTCPSESSMDQIDEDVRFIGEALQLPSDRLLPTLLRLDDASITQRLHGHDAKDYQQALKHYMQTSVGDLVLLEGAGTLHEGHLFDVSLAQTAQVLGAAVVLTARFHSVLAIDAILAAQQHLGDTLAGVILNDVPADQIEMVDSQVKPFLEANGIAVFGILPHSELLRSVSVGELTHRLNAEVLCCRDRLDLMVESLTIGAMNVNSALKYFRKARNMAVVTGGDRTDLQLAALETSTQCLILTGHLPPAPSILSRAEDLEIPILSVDLDTLTTVEIIDHAFGQVRLHETIKVKCVFDLMDKHFDVDRLIQTLGLEPAIPA; translated from the coding sequence AAATCTGCCGCCACCCTAGGCATTGCCCATCAGCTTCGTCATAAGGGGCTAGACATTAGCTACGGCAAGCCTCTTGGCACCTGCCCCAGTGAATCCAGCATGGATCAGATCGACGAAGATGTGCGGTTTATTGGCGAGGCTCTCCAACTACCCAGCGATCGCCTCCTGCCCACCCTGTTGCGGTTGGATGATGCCAGCATTACCCAGCGCTTGCATGGCCATGATGCCAAGGACTATCAGCAGGCCCTCAAACACTACATGCAAACCTCCGTGGGTGATCTGGTGCTTTTGGAGGGAGCTGGAACACTCCATGAAGGGCATTTGTTTGACGTATCCCTGGCCCAAACAGCGCAGGTTCTAGGCGCTGCCGTTGTTCTGACAGCTCGCTTTCATTCAGTGCTGGCCATTGATGCAATTCTTGCTGCCCAGCAGCATCTGGGCGATACCTTAGCAGGCGTGATTCTCAACGATGTGCCTGCCGACCAGATTGAGATGGTAGACAGTCAAGTTAAGCCTTTTCTAGAAGCCAATGGCATTGCTGTATTTGGCATTTTGCCCCACAGCGAACTCCTGCGCAGCGTCAGTGTGGGAGAACTTACCCATCGCCTGAATGCCGAGGTTCTCTGCTGCCGCGATCGCCTCGACTTGATGGTGGAAAGCTTGACCATTGGGGCGATGAACGTCAACTCCGCCCTCAAGTACTTCCGTAAAGCGCGGAATATGGCCGTTGTCACCGGGGGCGATCGCACCGATCTCCAGCTTGCTGCCCTAGAAACCTCCACCCAATGCCTGATCTTGACCGGTCATCTGCCGCCTGCCCCTAGCATTCTCAGCCGAGCAGAAGATCTAGAAATTCCGATCCTATCGGTAGACCTTGATACCCTCACCACGGTTGAAATCATCGATCATGCATTTGGGCAAGTGCGCCTCCATGAAACCATCAAGGTGAAATGTGTCTTCGACCTGATGGACAAGCACTTCGACGTTGATCGCTTGATTCAAACCCTCGGATTAGAGCCAGCCATCCCCGCCTAA